Proteins encoded within one genomic window of Nordella sp. HKS 07:
- a CDS encoding ROK family transcriptional regulator, with translation MTGTSFFSVEKIGSGRSGGTTQAESRIYNERLVVTLVRRHGQLAKTDLTRLTGLAPQTITTIVNRAAEAGLLRRLEPMRGKLGQPSVPYALNPDAAFSFGLKIDHHSADVALINFTGEVVAFERAEFVHPGPEDVMAFARSAIERLRAAHPSVLEERIAGLGIASPFHPGSLGEDAVLPQPRIQAWRKIDIRAELDRVFDWPVFLHNDGTMAVAAELMFGAGAFLADFLHAYIGHCVGGGLALDHHLHPGRNKLAGALGDMPVPAAGHGNEPTVPLSRLASLRALADRLNGADDGRIWSSPDDWGDLGPPLQDWIEAASGGLAHVVMNAVALLDIDNVVIDGAMPKEVRKEIAKATRRKLARSLAGRPQPFSVLEGAFGHLGPAIGGASIPLLVKYSNDRDVLFKD, from the coding sequence TCGAGAAGATCGGCTCAGGCCGTAGCGGCGGGACCACCCAGGCCGAAAGCCGGATCTACAACGAGCGCCTCGTGGTTACGCTGGTGCGCCGGCATGGCCAGCTCGCCAAGACCGACCTGACGCGCCTTACCGGTCTCGCCCCCCAGACCATCACCACCATCGTGAACCGCGCCGCCGAAGCGGGCCTGCTGCGCCGGCTGGAGCCCATGCGCGGCAAGCTCGGCCAGCCCTCCGTCCCCTACGCCCTTAATCCCGACGCGGCCTTCTCATTCGGCCTCAAGATCGACCACCACAGCGCCGATGTCGCCCTCATCAATTTCACCGGCGAAGTGGTGGCCTTCGAGCGCGCCGAGTTCGTCCACCCTGGTCCGGAAGACGTGATGGCCTTCGCTCGGAGTGCCATCGAGCGCCTGCGGGCGGCGCATCCCTCCGTCTTGGAGGAGCGCATTGCGGGCCTCGGCATCGCCTCGCCCTTTCATCCCGGCAGCCTTGGCGAGGACGCCGTCCTGCCTCAGCCCCGTATCCAGGCGTGGCGGAAGATCGACATTCGGGCCGAACTCGACCGCGTCTTCGACTGGCCGGTCTTTCTGCACAATGACGGCACCATGGCGGTCGCCGCCGAACTGATGTTCGGCGCCGGTGCTTTCTTGGCCGATTTCCTCCATGCCTATATCGGCCATTGCGTCGGCGGCGGCCTGGCGCTCGACCATCATCTGCATCCCGGCCGCAACAAGCTCGCGGGCGCGCTCGGCGACATGCCCGTCCCCGCTGCGGGTCATGGCAACGAACCCACAGTGCCCTTGTCGCGCCTCGCCTCCTTGCGAGCTCTCGCCGACCGGCTGAACGGCGCCGATGACGGACGCATCTGGTCGTCGCCCGACGATTGGGGTGATCTGGGCCCCCCCTTGCAGGACTGGATCGAAGCCGCCTCCGGCGGCCTTGCTCATGTCGTGATGAATGCCGTCGCCTTGCTCGATATCGACAATGTCGTCATCGACGGCGCCATGCCAAAAGAGGTGCGCAAGGAGATCGCCAAAGCGACGCGGCGCAAGCTGGCCCGAAGCCTTGCCGGCCGGCCGCAGCCCTTCTCGGTGCTCGAAGGCGCCTTCGGCCACCTCGGCCCCGCCATCGGCGGCGCCAGCATCCCGTTATTGGTGAAATACTCCAACGACCGCGACGTTCTCTTCAAGGACTGA
- a CDS encoding L,D-transpeptidase, with protein sequence MRNGVLRAAASVAAAGLLSLLVMTSSAAANVAVRIDISSQTMSVTVNGWPYASWRVSTARSGYWTPRGSFRPYLLKRMHYSRKYDNSPMPHSVFFRGGYAIHGTGYVRSLGRPASHGCIRLAPGNAARLYSLIRQYGMDDTRIVITN encoded by the coding sequence ATGCGTAACGGAGTACTCCGGGCGGCCGCATCCGTCGCCGCTGCCGGCCTGCTGAGCCTCCTGGTCATGACGTCGTCCGCTGCGGCGAATGTCGCTGTACGGATCGATATTTCCAGCCAGACGATGTCCGTCACCGTCAATGGCTGGCCCTATGCGAGCTGGCGGGTGTCCACCGCCCGTTCAGGCTACTGGACACCGCGCGGATCGTTCCGTCCGTATCTCCTGAAACGCATGCATTATTCGCGCAAATACGACAATTCACCCATGCCGCATTCGGTCTTCTTCCGCGGCGGCTATGCCATCCACGGCACCGGCTATGTGCGCTCGCTGGGGCGGCCCGCCTCGCATGGCTGCATAAGGTTGGCGCCCGGAAACGCCGCCAGACTCTACAGCCTGATACGCCAGTATGGCATGGACGACACGCGGATCGTCATCACCAATTGA
- a CDS encoding HpcH/HpaI aldolase/citrate lyase family protein: MGTDLRSRLAKPEPFYFSWMTFPGAIVAGQMARLPYEAVCIDMQHGLAGFTDVASMSPAITASGKPLILRILWNDPGLVGQALDAGATVVIAPMVNTRAQAEALVKAAKYAPAGMRSWGGYAAVQAAGTVPAEYLKEANSRTMIFAMIETEEALGNLDAIAATPGLDGLFVGPNDLSISLGFGLGKDLKVPKLEAAIKAIAAAAKKNKLVPGAFGGSPEACAFFAGHGFRFIAAATDVGLLTAGAKAMQDQLAKV, encoded by the coding sequence ATGGGCACCGACCTCAGGAGCAGGCTCGCCAAACCGGAACCCTTCTATTTTTCATGGATGACGTTCCCGGGCGCAATTGTCGCAGGGCAGATGGCGCGGCTACCCTATGAGGCGGTGTGCATCGACATGCAGCACGGCCTCGCCGGCTTCACTGACGTGGCCTCCATGTCGCCGGCGATCACGGCCAGCGGCAAGCCGCTGATCCTGCGCATTCTGTGGAACGATCCGGGCCTTGTCGGGCAGGCGCTCGACGCCGGCGCCACGGTCGTGATCGCGCCGATGGTCAACACCAGAGCCCAGGCCGAGGCTCTGGTGAAGGCGGCGAAATATGCGCCCGCCGGCATGCGGAGCTGGGGCGGCTATGCCGCGGTTCAGGCGGCGGGCACGGTGCCGGCCGAATATCTGAAGGAAGCCAACAGCCGCACCATGATCTTCGCCATGATCGAGACCGAGGAAGCGCTCGGCAATCTCGACGCGATCGCGGCGACGCCCGGCCTCGACGGGCTGTTCGTCGGGCCCAATGACCTGTCGATCTCGCTCGGCTTCGGCCTCGGCAAGGATCTCAAGGTCCCCAAGCTCGAAGCCGCGATCAAGGCTATCGCGGCGGCCGCCAAGAAGAACAAGCTTGTTCCGGGCGCCTTCGGCGGTTCGCCGGAGGCTTGCGCCTTCTTCGCCGGCCATGGCTTCAGATTCATTGCCGCCGCCACCGATGTCGGCCTCCTGACGGCGGGCGCCAAGGCCATGCAGGACCAGCTGGCGAAAGTTTGA
- a CDS encoding DUF1476 domain-containing protein has translation MTIFDKREEGFERKFALDEEMRFRAVARRNRMLGVWAAEKLGLSGSEADAYVKAVVASDFEEAGDHDVFRKVRKDFDDKGVDQSDHQIRRTMDELLGKAVQQLQSEG, from the coding sequence ATGACGATATTCGACAAGCGCGAGGAAGGTTTCGAGCGGAAGTTCGCCCTTGACGAGGAAATGAGGTTCCGGGCCGTGGCGCGGCGCAACAGGATGCTTGGCGTGTGGGCGGCAGAAAAATTGGGCCTTTCGGGCAGCGAAGCCGACGCCTATGTCAAAGCGGTGGTCGCTTCCGATTTCGAGGAAGCGGGCGATCACGACGTCTTCCGCAAGGTCCGCAAGGATTTCGACGATAAGGGCGTGGACCAGTCCGATCACCAGATCCGCCGCACCATGGACGAGCTGCTCGGCAAGGCTGTCCAACAGCTTCAGTCGGAAGGCTGA